A genomic region of Dehalococcoidales bacterium contains the following coding sequences:
- the rpsL gene encoding 30S ribosomal protein S12, which translates to MPTVNQLIRKGRKRVTKKTRTPALRFIYNSLKNKRVAGKGSPQKRGVCIYVKTTTPKKPNSALRKIAKVRLTNHMEVLAYIPGEGHELQEHSVVLIRGGRVRDLPGVRYHIVRGALDASGVSNRRQGRSKYGSKRAKATAEAS; encoded by the coding sequence TTGCCTACAGTCAATCAGCTTATTCGTAAGGGGCGTAAGAGGGTTACCAAGAAGACCAGGACGCCGGCATTGCGCTTTATCTATAATTCCCTGAAGAATAAGAGGGTAGCCGGGAAAGGCTCTCCGCAGAAGCGCGGGGTTTGTATCTATGTCAAAACCACTACTCCGAAGAAGCCCAACTCGGCATTGCGTAAGATTGCTAAGGTGCGTCTGACTAACCACATGGAGGTACTGGCCTATATTCCCGGCGAGGGGCATGAATTGCAGGAACACTCGGTAGTCCTGATTCGTGGCGGCAGGGTGAGGGATTTGCCGGGTGTCCGGTATCATATCGTCCGTGGAGCCCTGGATGCCAGTGGCGTATCTAATCGCCGCCAGGGTCGTAGTAAGTATGGAAGTAAACGAGCCAAAGCGACGGCTGAGGCTTCCTGA
- a CDS encoding deoxyuridine 5'-triphosphate nucleotidohydrolase encodes MSAVLSRQEIYRLLDRKPPLVESYLNLDEQVQPNGIDLTLREVALLESSGKIAVKNAERQLPGLAPLAFDGLGFIDLIPGIYLITYNEIVHLPNNVMALARPRSSLLRCGVTVGTAVWDAGYCGRSQSLMVVYNSQGFRLQKDARVVQLVFLWLSGETEGYQGAYQNENID; translated from the coding sequence ATGTCAGCTGTTTTGTCACGACAGGAAATCTACAGGTTGCTTGACCGGAAACCGCCTCTGGTTGAGAGCTACCTGAACCTTGATGAGCAGGTCCAGCCGAACGGTATTGATCTGACCCTGCGTGAGGTGGCCTTACTTGAATCGTCGGGTAAAATAGCGGTGAAGAATGCCGAGAGGCAGCTGCCGGGATTGGCACCACTGGCCTTTGATGGACTGGGTTTTATTGATTTGATACCCGGCATCTACCTGATTACCTATAATGAGATTGTGCACCTGCCCAACAATGTTATGGCACTGGCCAGACCCCGGTCGAGCCTGCTCCGTTGCGGGGTTACCGTGGGTACCGCGGTATGGGATGCCGGCTACTGTGGCCGTTCCCAGTCGCTGATGGTGGTCTATAATTCACAGGGGTTTCGTTTACAGAAGGATGCCAGGGTTGTTCAGCTTGTCTTCCTGTGGCTGAGCGGCGAGACCGAGGGTTATCAGGGTGCCTACCAGAACGAGAATATAGACTAG
- a CDS encoding flavodoxin has product MKKLVVFYSLSGNTEIVAKTMAKELKADLCRVEETRKRNRFLAYMTGGFAAFRDKCSEIKPVALDVHDYDLIFLGSPVWASRPVPAMNAFISSTDFKNRKVIVFFTMGGEEYRKAVSNITLKVQKRSGIVVDSFAVRTGKRHHDAIVKETRKAIKSHLRHPG; this is encoded by the coding sequence ATGAAAAAGCTTGTAGTATTCTATTCGTTGTCTGGTAATACGGAAATAGTAGCTAAAACGATGGCGAAGGAGTTGAAAGCGGACCTCTGCAGAGTGGAAGAAACAAGGAAGAGAAACAGGTTCCTTGCCTATATGACCGGTGGTTTCGCGGCGTTCAGGGACAAGTGCAGCGAGATAAAACCGGTTGCGTTGGATGTGCATGACTACGATTTGATATTCCTGGGTTCTCCTGTCTGGGCATCAAGACCGGTGCCGGCAATGAATGCTTTCATTAGCAGTACGGATTTCAAGAATAGGAAGGTAATCGTTTTCTTCACTATGGGTGGTGAGGAATATAGGAAGGCGGTCAGTAATATCACTTTAAAGGTGCAGAAGCGTTCCGGAATAGTCGTTGATTCCTTTGCCGTAAGGACGGGTAAAAGGCATCACGACGCAATCGTAAAAGAAACCAGGAAAGCGATCAAATCGCACTTAAGGCACCCGGGATAG
- a CDS encoding NYN domain-containing protein, whose translation MDNREQFIDRQIAVLIDLENVGLGSIQWLFDQISDVGRIIVKRAYADWSVEKNKRDQLFELGIEPIQLFRSKSGGKNSSDIRLVIDAVDLLYTSPVNTFVIVSADSDFVPLVSKLRSAGKTVFGAGEKKKAPNTLIKACDRYLDLDLDKSISKTKGPSPAREREIENIIKRALMASINEHGRVLGSKLHQTILRLDPSFDYRSYGHSTFTKFLEASSSLRLIRPKGPGDVEIEPAEESLTAVHLPIKDLAEQVDREWSKRANQHDGFIPGPIAALQVAKILGVDKLSASQYKTLQGLLDASDYLSMKWSREGNKIIKKAS comes from the coding sequence ATGGATAATAGGGAGCAGTTTATTGATAGACAAATCGCAGTACTGATTGATCTGGAGAACGTTGGTTTAGGCTCAATTCAGTGGCTATTCGACCAAATATCCGATGTCGGCAGAATAATCGTAAAGAGAGCGTATGCGGATTGGTCCGTTGAGAAAAATAAACGCGACCAGCTTTTTGAACTGGGCATTGAACCCATCCAGTTATTCCGGTCGAAATCGGGTGGCAAGAATTCCAGCGATATCAGATTGGTAATCGATGCGGTAGATCTGCTTTATACGTCTCCGGTAAATACCTTTGTTATCGTGTCCGCAGACAGCGACTTTGTTCCCCTCGTTAGTAAGTTGCGCTCGGCGGGAAAGACGGTATTCGGCGCGGGAGAGAAGAAGAAGGCACCGAATACTCTCATAAAAGCGTGCGATCGGTACCTGGACCTCGATTTAGATAAGAGTATCAGTAAAACTAAAGGGCCGTCACCTGCTCGGGAAAGGGAGATAGAAAATATCATTAAGCGAGCTCTAATGGCATCTATCAATGAGCATGGCAGAGTGTTAGGAAGCAAACTGCACCAAACAATTCTACGTCTGGACCCGAGCTTCGACTACCGTTCTTACGGGCATTCTACCTTTACTAAGTTTCTGGAAGCTTCCTCAAGCTTAAGGCTTATTCGGCCAAAGGGCCCTGGCGACGTGGAAATTGAGCCTGCGGAAGAGTCTCTTACTGCTGTGCATTTACCGATTAAGGATTTGGCAGAGCAGGTTGATAGAGAATGGTCGAAGCGAGCTAATCAGCACGATGGCTTTATTCCCGGCCCGATAGCTGCTTTACAGGTGGCAAAGATTCTCGGTGTTGATAAGCTTAGTGCTTCTCAATATAAGACTCTCCAGGGCCTTCTTGACGCGAGCGATTATTTATCTATGAAATGGTCGCGTGAAGGGAATAAAATAATCAAAAAAGCATCCTGA